From Paenibacillus polymyxa, the proteins below share one genomic window:
- a CDS encoding GNAT family N-acetyltransferase, with translation MSEIYRLARQEDAERLQYITYEAYETIRQLELKWPAAQADVALIQENIKNNDCYVLEVDGVIQATVSHLKNRALNFITDLPFVMWFAVDPAAQGKGYGKKLLNWVEKTIIRDQVGAPAVTLATAEKHPYLLSMYERWGYERIHAFDHGTGDGTMHLLRKVVNPELFSTYIHEKNEAETANRN, from the coding sequence ATGAGCGAGATCTATCGTCTGGCACGTCAAGAGGATGCAGAAAGATTGCAGTATATAACGTATGAGGCATATGAAACAATTCGGCAGTTGGAGCTTAAATGGCCTGCCGCTCAGGCAGACGTCGCTCTCATTCAAGAAAACATTAAAAATAATGATTGCTATGTGCTGGAAGTCGATGGTGTCATCCAGGCTACCGTTAGTCATCTGAAAAATAGAGCCCTTAATTTTATAACCGATCTTCCGTTTGTGATGTGGTTTGCCGTAGATCCGGCTGCTCAGGGCAAAGGATATGGAAAAAAACTGCTGAACTGGGTAGAGAAAACGATTATTCGTGATCAGGTTGGAGCTCCTGCAGTGACATTAGCCACTGCGGAAAAACATCCCTATTTATTATCCATGTACGAGCGTTGGGGATATGAACGTATCCATGCTTTTGACCATGGAACAGGGGACGGGACGATGCATTTACTGCGTAAAGTAGTGAATCCTGAATTATTCTCCACCTACATCCATGAAAAGAATGAAGCCGAGACTGCTAACCGAAATTAG
- a CDS encoding ferritin, giving the protein MNDNLAQALNEQMNFEFYSAHVYLAMAAYCSSESLDGFANFFLVQAEEERFHAMKLYRYINDRRGRATLAALPEPKNSYDSMLDVFEHGYKHEQQNTQKFYHLADLALDAREHATIHFLKWFIDEQVEEEALFDSVIQKLKRIERDSNAFYMLDSEFAKRSFVAPAE; this is encoded by the coding sequence ATGAATGACAATTTGGCACAGGCTCTGAATGAGCAAATGAACTTTGAATTTTACTCCGCTCACGTATATCTCGCGATGGCTGCATATTGCTCTAGTGAAAGTCTGGATGGGTTTGCAAACTTCTTCCTGGTACAAGCAGAGGAGGAACGGTTTCATGCCATGAAACTGTATAGATACATTAACGACCGTCGAGGACGCGCCACATTGGCAGCATTACCGGAGCCCAAAAATAGCTACGATTCCATGCTGGACGTATTTGAGCATGGCTACAAGCATGAGCAGCAAAACACACAAAAATTTTATCATTTGGCTGACTTGGCCCTCGATGCACGAGAGCATGCAACGATCCATTTCTTGAAATGGTTTATTGATGAGCAAGTCGAAGAGGAAGCTCTGTTCGATAGTGTTATCCAGAAGCTTAAGCGCATTGAAAGAGACAGCAATGCCTTTTATATGCTGGACAGCGAGTTTGCCAAACGCAGCTTTGTTGCCCCTGCGGAATAA
- a CDS encoding sugar phosphate isomerase/epimerase family protein, giving the protein MTVGVLAHLFGKLPYRELAAKVGEAGFTHVQLAPWRAISDVDFNKPGKFNPGLALSIAEEFRKYGVSISVLGCYLHFFVQDEELLRENVERFKELIRYASLLGAPMVAAEVGRNEDGTPYSERDWRVVKEVVRELADEAEKWGVFVGLEAANDHLVGTAAELATFLEEVPSSHIGVVIDPGNLLKTENLERQDEIIREAFQLLGPRIIAAHAKDRRLSSSGEIETVPPGFGDMNYALYMELLEQYKPGVHIIMEAAQEHEMAQSKRYIEGHRIAAQKAQQV; this is encoded by the coding sequence GTGACAGTAGGTGTATTGGCACATTTGTTTGGCAAGTTGCCTTATCGCGAGTTGGCTGCAAAGGTAGGTGAAGCGGGCTTTACTCATGTTCAGCTCGCTCCGTGGAGAGCGATCAGTGATGTCGATTTTAATAAACCTGGCAAGTTCAATCCGGGATTAGCATTGTCTATCGCTGAGGAATTTCGTAAGTACGGAGTATCCATATCAGTGCTCGGGTGCTATTTGCATTTTTTTGTACAGGATGAGGAATTGTTACGTGAAAATGTAGAGCGTTTCAAAGAGCTGATCCGATACGCAAGTCTGTTAGGAGCACCAATGGTTGCAGCTGAAGTCGGACGCAATGAGGATGGGACCCCTTATTCGGAGCGAGACTGGAGAGTTGTAAAAGAAGTTGTGCGAGAATTAGCAGATGAGGCGGAGAAATGGGGGGTATTCGTAGGATTGGAGGCTGCTAACGATCATTTGGTCGGAACAGCAGCAGAACTGGCTACCTTTCTGGAGGAAGTACCGTCTTCACACATAGGCGTTGTGATTGATCCAGGTAATTTGCTAAAAACGGAAAACCTAGAGCGACAGGATGAGATCATCCGCGAAGCTTTTCAGCTGCTGGGACCTCGGATTATCGCAGCACATGCCAAAGACCGACGTTTGTCATCATCAGGTGAGATCGAGACCGTACCGCCGGGTTTTGGTGACATGAACTATGCTCTATATATGGAACTGCTGGAGCAGTACAAGCCAGGGGTCCATATTATTATGGAAGCTGCTCAGGAGCATGAAATGGCTCAATCCAAACGCTATATCGAAGGTCATCGGATCGCGGCTCAGAAAGCACAGCAAGTGTAA
- a CDS encoding acyl-CoA synthetase, protein MTDQQQWLAPEYYNMTSEMEHHEAGKTALKWLSETGEYEEITYGELLKKANRLAGGLASLGFNKGDRVLVVVPRRIIAYVIYLACLKLGLAVIPSSEMLRAKDIAYRLRHSEARAVIAWTGVTGEVDKISDDLPALAHRIVVPGDHTANAPGWIVLDELMEGQEDIFEAVKTHRDDMAILAYTSGTTGNPKAVVHSHGWGYAHLRITSPWLDIQASDIVWATAAPGWQKWIWSPFLSVLGNGATGFVYNGSFRPGRYLQLLQQYGVQVLCCTPTEYRIMAKMDGLDQYDLSLLRSAVSAGEPLNQEVINKFQEQFNITIRDGYGQTESTLIIGNLRDTPLRTGSMGKSIAPGLVEVVDEGGIPLAPGQVGDIAVRADLPALFHTYYHDPERKLASVHGDYFVTGDRARKDEDGYFWFEGRGDDIIISSGYTIGPFEVEEALMKHDSVQECAAVASPDEIRGHVVKAFIVLKAGVEGSPELVKELQHHVKTWTAPYKYPRKIEFIQELPKTSSGKIRRVELRDLEKQSAL, encoded by the coding sequence TTGACTGATCAGCAACAATGGCTTGCGCCTGAATATTACAATATGACTTCGGAAATGGAACACCATGAGGCTGGTAAGACCGCACTCAAGTGGTTAAGTGAGACAGGAGAATACGAAGAAATTACCTACGGAGAGCTTTTAAAAAAAGCAAACCGGCTGGCTGGAGGACTTGCAAGTCTGGGATTTAACAAAGGAGATAGAGTTCTGGTCGTAGTACCACGGCGTATTATTGCATATGTCATTTATCTGGCATGCTTGAAGCTGGGGCTTGCTGTCATCCCATCTTCAGAAATGCTGCGGGCCAAGGATATTGCATATCGCCTTCGCCATTCGGAAGCGCGTGCAGTCATTGCCTGGACCGGAGTAACAGGTGAAGTAGATAAAATAAGTGATGATTTGCCTGCTTTGGCTCACCGCATTGTAGTCCCCGGGGACCACACAGCAAATGCACCTGGTTGGATTGTGCTGGATGAGCTGATGGAAGGACAAGAAGATATTTTTGAAGCTGTGAAGACACACCGTGACGACATGGCCATTCTGGCCTATACTTCGGGTACCACAGGAAATCCTAAAGCTGTTGTACATAGCCATGGCTGGGGATATGCCCATCTGCGGATAACATCACCATGGTTGGACATTCAAGCTTCAGACATAGTATGGGCCACAGCCGCACCTGGCTGGCAAAAATGGATTTGGAGTCCGTTTTTATCGGTACTGGGAAATGGGGCGACTGGATTCGTATATAATGGTTCGTTCCGTCCGGGTCGTTATTTGCAGTTGCTGCAGCAATACGGAGTCCAAGTGTTATGTTGTACGCCAACTGAATATCGAATTATGGCAAAAATGGATGGTTTGGATCAATACGATCTATCCCTATTGCGCAGCGCAGTTTCTGCGGGGGAGCCGCTCAATCAGGAGGTTATCAACAAGTTTCAGGAGCAGTTCAACATTACGATTCGTGATGGCTACGGCCAAACCGAGAGTACGTTAATTATTGGAAATCTAAGAGACACACCTCTGCGCACAGGCTCGATGGGCAAATCCATTGCACCGGGACTTGTTGAGGTCGTAGACGAGGGTGGTATTCCGCTGGCTCCAGGGCAAGTGGGCGATATTGCAGTGCGTGCTGATCTGCCGGCATTGTTTCATACGTATTATCATGATCCAGAACGCAAATTAGCTAGTGTGCATGGAGATTATTTTGTTACAGGAGACCGGGCTCGAAAGGACGAGGATGGATATTTTTGGTTTGAAGGACGCGGTGATGATATCATTATCAGTTCTGGCTATACCATTGGTCCTTTTGAAGTAGAAGAAGCGCTGATGAAGCATGATTCTGTGCAGGAATGTGCAGCGGTAGCCAGTCCGGATGAAATCCGTGGACATGTTGTAAAAGCCTTCATCGTGCTCAAAGCCGGAGTAGAAGGATCACCGGAGTTAGTGAAGGAACTGCAACATCATGTGAAAACATGGACGGCACCTTACAAATATCCACGAAAAATAGAGTTTATCCAGGAACTCCCTAAAACCAGCTCAGGCAAAATACGGAGAGTGGAGCTGCGTGATTTGGAGAAGCAATCCGCACTGTAG
- a CDS encoding glycoside hydrolase family 48 protein, protein MISRKSVFRKSVSMVMSAILVLPLSLGLFQAEPDRASAATPESTRFLQMYKQLKDPASGYFSKEGIPYHSVETLMSEAPDYGHLTTSEAYSYWMWLEVLYGHYTGDWGHLESAWDNMEKYIIPVNEGDGKEEQPTMSNYNPNSPATYAAEYPQPDQYPSRLSGQYGAGKDPLDSELKATYGNNQTYLMHWLLDVDNWYGFGNLLNPSHTTTYVNTFQRGEQESVWEAVPHPSQDNHKFGKPNEGFMSLFTKENNAPAQQWRYTNATDADARAVQAMYWAKELGYDNQVYLDKAKKMGDFLRYGMYDKYFQKVGSASNGSPIAGTGKDASLYLMAWYTAWGGGLGQSGNWAWRIGASHAHQGYQNVVAAYALSDKDSGLIPNSPTAGQDWATSLKRQLEFYTWLQSDEGAIAGGATNSWDGAYKAYPSGTSTFYGMAYTGAPVYQDPPSNNWFGMQAWPVERIAELYYILAKKGDTSSEQFKMAKEVTENWIAWSKSYVFANERPVTDAQGYYLDAQGKRILGGKNPKVATTAAKGEFWLPSNLEWSGKPETWSGFANHKGNANLHVVTKSPGQDAGVLGSYVKALTFFAAGTKAEKGDYTELGKEAKDLSKALLDAAWGYNDGIGITTKEAREDYYRYFTKEVYIPSGWSGKTGQGNTIPGTDATPSDPSKGGNGTYSSYSDIRPNITKDPQWSYLKDKYTTSWNKQTKKWDKGAPEFTYHRFWSQVDMATAYAEYDRLINGSGPAEPTAPKAPANVKASAGDAQVTLTWSKATGADSYTVKRSTTSGGPYTTVATVTDATYKDTGVVNETTYYYVTSATNSLGTSPDSAEVSAKPTAAPIPAKGDVIAQYRVGDTNPGDNQIRPLFRVVNKGKEALDLKNVKLRYYYTVDGDKGQEFHCDYAQLGSGNVQGRFVKLDKAVTGADYYLEISFGAGAGSLAAGENTGDIQIRMNKTDWSNYNESDDFSYDATKTSYTDWDKTPLYINDKRVWGLEP, encoded by the coding sequence GTGATCAGTAGAAAATCTGTGTTCAGAAAATCTGTCTCTATGGTCATGTCAGCCATTTTGGTACTTCCGTTAAGCTTGGGTTTATTTCAGGCCGAACCCGACCGTGCATCAGCCGCAACCCCTGAATCAACACGCTTTTTGCAAATGTATAAACAACTGAAGGACCCAGCTAGCGGTTACTTTTCTAAAGAAGGTATCCCTTATCATTCCGTTGAAACTCTTATGAGTGAGGCGCCTGACTATGGACACTTAACGACCTCGGAAGCATACAGCTATTGGATGTGGCTAGAAGTTCTCTATGGTCATTATACCGGGGATTGGGGTCATTTGGAATCGGCATGGGACAACATGGAGAAATATATCATTCCTGTTAATGAGGGTGACGGTAAGGAAGAGCAGCCTACAATGAGTAACTATAATCCGAACAGCCCTGCCACTTATGCCGCAGAATATCCACAGCCGGATCAGTACCCAAGCCGTCTGAGTGGTCAGTATGGTGCTGGCAAGGACCCGCTGGACTCTGAGCTGAAGGCAACCTATGGCAACAATCAGACCTACCTGATGCATTGGTTGCTGGATGTAGACAATTGGTACGGTTTTGGCAATCTGCTGAATCCGTCACATACGACGACCTATGTGAACACCTTCCAGCGCGGGGAACAGGAATCGGTCTGGGAGGCCGTACCGCATCCATCGCAGGATAATCACAAGTTTGGCAAGCCTAATGAAGGCTTCATGAGCCTGTTCACCAAGGAAAATAATGCTCCTGCACAGCAATGGCGCTACACGAATGCCACGGATGCGGACGCACGGGCGGTTCAAGCCATGTACTGGGCAAAAGAACTCGGTTATGACAACCAGGTATATTTGGACAAAGCGAAAAAGATGGGAGACTTCTTGCGTTACGGCATGTACGATAAATACTTCCAGAAAGTAGGGAGCGCTTCCAATGGAAGTCCGATTGCTGGCACGGGCAAGGATGCCAGTCTTTATCTAATGGCATGGTATACGGCTTGGGGCGGCGGACTGGGCCAAAGCGGCAACTGGGCTTGGCGGATTGGTGCCAGCCATGCGCATCAGGGCTACCAGAATGTCGTTGCTGCATATGCATTATCGGATAAGGATAGCGGATTGATCCCAAATTCACCTACGGCAGGACAGGATTGGGCGACCTCGCTCAAGCGCCAATTGGAATTTTACACTTGGCTGCAATCTGATGAGGGGGCCATTGCAGGTGGAGCAACGAATAGCTGGGATGGTGCCTACAAGGCGTATCCATCTGGTACGAGCACTTTTTATGGCATGGCTTATACAGGGGCTCCTGTATATCAAGATCCACCGTCCAACAACTGGTTTGGCATGCAGGCTTGGCCTGTCGAGCGGATTGCGGAGCTGTACTATATTTTGGCCAAGAAAGGTGACACTTCGTCTGAGCAGTTTAAAATGGCTAAAGAAGTGACGGAAAACTGGATCGCTTGGTCCAAGAGCTATGTATTTGCCAACGAACGGCCTGTAACTGATGCGCAGGGTTACTATTTGGATGCACAAGGCAAGCGTATTCTGGGTGGCAAAAATCCGAAGGTAGCCACTACAGCGGCTAAAGGTGAGTTCTGGCTGCCGAGCAATCTGGAATGGAGTGGAAAGCCTGAAACCTGGAGCGGATTTGCCAATCATAAAGGAAATGCCAATCTTCATGTCGTAACCAAAAGTCCAGGACAGGATGCAGGAGTGCTGGGCAGTTATGTGAAAGCGCTAACCTTCTTCGCTGCCGGAACAAAAGCTGAAAAAGGAGACTACACCGAGTTAGGCAAGGAAGCCAAAGATCTGTCCAAAGCCTTGCTTGATGCAGCATGGGGCTATAACGACGGCATAGGAATTACAACGAAGGAAGCACGTGAGGATTATTATCGTTATTTTACTAAAGAAGTATATATCCCGAGCGGATGGAGTGGTAAGACTGGGCAAGGCAACACGATCCCAGGCACAGACGCTACACCGTCTGATCCGTCCAAGGGAGGGAATGGTACGTATTCCAGCTATAGCGACATCCGCCCTAATATCACTAAAGATCCGCAATGGTCCTATCTTAAAGACAAATACACGACTTCATGGAACAAACAGACCAAAAAATGGGATAAAGGTGCGCCAGAATTTACGTATCACCGTTTCTGGTCCCAAGTAGATATGGCAACTGCTTATGCAGAGTATGACCGTCTGATTAATGGTAGTGGACCAGCCGAACCTACAGCTCCCAAAGCTCCGGCAAATGTAAAGGCGAGTGCAGGAGATGCACAAGTTACACTAACCTGGAGCAAAGCGACAGGTGCTGATAGCTACACGGTTAAGCGCTCCACAACCAGTGGTGGCCCGTATACCACGGTAGCAACGGTAACTGACGCCACTTACAAGGATACAGGGGTGGTGAATGAAACCACTTATTATTATGTAACAAGTGCAACAAATTCCTTAGGAACCAGCCCGGATTCTGCTGAGGTCAGCGCCAAGCCAACAGCAGCCCCGATTCCGGCGAAGGGAGATGTAATTGCCCAATACCGTGTGGGCGACACCAACCCGGGAGATAACCAGATTCGACCACTCTTCCGTGTCGTAAACAAGGGTAAAGAGGCTCTTGATCTGAAAAACGTCAAGCTGAGATACTACTATACTGTAGATGGCGATAAGGGGCAGGAGTTTCACTGTGATTATGCACAATTGGGCAGCGGCAATGTTCAGGGACGGTTTGTGAAACTGGATAAGGCCGTAACTGGGGCAGATTATTATTTGGAGATCTCCTTTGGAGCCGGTGCGGGAAGTCTGGCAGCAGGGGAAAACACGGGGGATATTCAGATTCGCATGAACAAGACGGATTGGAGCAACTATAACGAAAGTGACGATTTTTCCTATGATGCAACCAAGACCTCTTATACAGATTGGGACAAAACACCTTTGTATATAAACGACAAACGTGTCTGGGGTCTGGAACCTTGA
- a CDS encoding DUF423 domain-containing protein — protein sequence MKVLLLLGCIVMFLAVALGAFGAHALKKRLSADMMSIFQTGIQYQIAHGLGLLLLGVLAGNLAHSSLIVTAGWVMLVGILLFSGSLYVLSVSGVKKLGAVTPIGGLAFLASWVIVIVAVIQG from the coding sequence ATGAAAGTGTTGCTGTTGCTTGGCTGTATTGTGATGTTTTTAGCTGTAGCTCTGGGAGCATTCGGGGCGCATGCGTTGAAAAAAAGACTTTCCGCAGACATGATGAGCATATTCCAGACAGGAATTCAATATCAAATTGCTCACGGTTTGGGTTTGTTGCTGCTGGGAGTTCTTGCAGGCAACCTTGCCCATTCTTCTCTTATTGTAACCGCAGGTTGGGTTATGCTGGTAGGCATTCTTCTGTTTTCCGGCAGTCTGTATGTTCTTAGTGTGTCTGGTGTGAAAAAGCTTGGAGCCGTCACCCCGATTGGCGGGCTGGCTTTTTTGGCAAGCTGGGTCATTGTGATTGTGGCGGTAATACAAGGCTAA
- a CDS encoding thioesterase II family protein codes for MVPITLFFIPYAGGSASVSFKWKKLLLPQIKLVPLELAGRGIRSGEPLKDSIEEMSEDLLHQISHELAPGDPYAIYGHSMGTMIAFELYYKLVAGGYGQPAHLFVSGGRAPHIPRNLPWLHDLPADQFRTHLQRYGQLSEAIFDNQELYDYFMPVLRADFKAVEMYKYMSKATPLHCPITALTGLTDNTVALQDAEAWAQHTDQQFRVFTFEGGHFFIHDEVERITEIINESLELSTAISRIQK; via the coding sequence ATGGTACCTATCACATTATTTTTCATCCCATATGCAGGCGGATCGGCATCAGTCAGCTTCAAATGGAAAAAGCTGCTGCTTCCACAGATTAAACTTGTCCCTTTGGAATTGGCGGGCAGAGGTATTCGTTCTGGGGAACCGCTTAAGGATAGTATTGAGGAGATGAGCGAGGATCTGCTGCATCAAATCAGCCATGAGTTAGCCCCTGGTGATCCTTATGCCATATACGGTCACAGCATGGGTACGATGATTGCATTCGAGCTGTATTATAAGCTGGTGGCTGGAGGATATGGCCAGCCGGCTCATCTATTTGTTTCGGGTGGACGGGCACCGCATATCCCAAGAAATCTCCCGTGGTTACATGATCTGCCTGCAGATCAATTCAGAACGCATTTGCAGAGGTATGGTCAACTTTCGGAAGCCATTTTTGACAATCAGGAATTGTATGACTATTTTATGCCAGTATTAAGAGCAGATTTCAAAGCAGTCGAGATGTATAAGTATATGAGCAAAGCCACGCCTTTACATTGCCCTATCACCGCCTTGACAGGACTGACTGATAACACGGTGGCCCTACAAGATGCAGAGGCGTGGGCACAGCATACGGATCAGCAATTTCGTGTGTTTACCTTTGAGGGAGGACACTTCTTTATTCATGATGAAGTAGAACGAATTACAGAAATCATCAATGAGTCCTTGGAGCTGAGTACGGCGATTAGTAGAATACAAAAATAA